The Silene latifolia isolate original U9 population chromosome X, ASM4854445v1, whole genome shotgun sequence genome contains the following window.
GTGATTCCATTCGATGAACTATAATACTTATACCCAGTGCTTTACGAGCTTCCATAGTTCCATGATTCATGAAGGCATGAATTTACTGTATGTCTTATTGTCTCATCATTTACTTGATAAACAAATGCACTGGAAAGACACCATATACAGTATACACAAATAACACTATCTTGTTTGTTGTAAACTTGGCTAGTTGTAACAATCCTCCTCAAAAAGTGGCAAGACTCAAGGAAAATCCTAGTTAATTCTTCGTTTTTAAATTCCTAAACTACCCTTTTTACTATTtagtttgaaatttaaatttaaaGAGAAGGAAATGAAAATAACTAGGTAATTTACTATAGTATCCTCGGTGGCACCCAATTTGAATATCACCCGGTGACGCCATCTCATTTTCATTTTAGTAACATAACAAAATCTTCATTTTTCAAATCCAATTTGCATACACAACAATTTTTCATCAAGGCaacaatattttaattttaactaTTCATATCCGTACAATTTCTTGTACACGTAAGATAAACAAGTCCGTTTTTATTTTAAAGTGAATACATATGTATTTTCGAGTATATATTCGTATATAGTAAAATTAGTCTATTTTATATTCCAtttatttctttcattttcatAAATTATTCCAAAATCTCCCATAGATTTTGAACAAACGTATGAAAACGAAATAAATAAAAGGATACTCGGTATCTTTAGTCGGCTATAGTCTACGAGCCGAAGTTGAGTTGGCCGTACTTAGGCTGCTGATCAGGCGTGAAAAGCCCAAAATTCTGCTCAGTCGCTGCACCAGTCTTCTGATTTTCATCAAACATAGCAAACAAGTACGTCTCAATCTGTCCTGGTTTCAAAGGCGTCCCATTTTTCACATGGTTAATCAAGTTGTTATAATAAGTCCCGGCATTGCTCGCTGTCGCGCTATCTCCACCATCCGAAGGCCACCCGCTCTCTGACACAACAATCGGGATATTCTCCCCACCAGCCTTAGCTAAGGCCGCATACACTGCGTCCACTAGCGCGTCAAACAAGTTTTGGTATGGTAACCCGTTGCCACCGTCATTTACCACGGTCCCAGGAGCCGTAAATAATGCGTAGTTTAATTGAATATTTTTTTCATCACCAACGTAAGAAATATACGGGTAAATGTTAGCTAACAACGGTGACCCGTTACTATTTAGGAAATTTACTATTGGACCCATGAACGATATATCCTTAAATGTACTCATAGAGGGTGGGAACGAGTTTACAATAAATGCAGAGTATATCGCGGTAGAGACTTTAATTTGACCTCCTAAATTGGCCGAGTTAATTGCATTTTGGATATTTTGCATGGCGGGTAGGACGAATGGTTTATAGGAGTCTTGGACTTCGTTCCCTACCGCGATATAGCGAATGGAGGACGTGAATGGTGCGACGTTGTTTTGGACCCATTGATTTGCTTGGGATGGATCATTAGCTATATTTTGGAGTTGGTCATTAGGGATGTCTAAGAGAAGTTGTATGCCTGAACCTTGTAGTGCTTGAAGAGCCGATTGATCTGGATCGTACAATCGCATTAATCCGATACCGTTGGATTTGTAGAGGTTCACTACTTGTTGTTCTGAGGGTAAGTTGTTGCCGTTCCTTCCATAACATACTCCAATTTGTGCTTCTgcatgcaataataataataataataatcattcaGTTAGTATTAGGGAAACTTTTTTCGAACTGTTCTGTGTTTTGAACTGATTATAGATTTTACGTAGTTTACCTGAATAATAACTTACGAGTATATTAGACAAACAAATTAAAAACTTTATGCGACAAGTGAGCTAGACTTAAGAATTGTTTAGAGAGAATCGATTAAGATTGAAATTTTGATTATTAATTATACCGTGTTTTGAACAAAACTGATTTTAGATTTTAAGTAGTAGTTCGATCACCTATCGAAAGTTTAAAAGGACTTGCGAGTATATATACGACACATACATTCAAAAATGATACACGACAAATTAAATGAACTAGACTTACGAGTAAAAGACTAATGATATAAATGTAGGTTGTTTAGAGAGAATCGACGTTTAAGATTGAAACTTTTGATTATATAATTTCGACTATATATATGTATTAGGTTTTCAAATCGTATTTATTTTACATAGTCCAGTGTACATAATTACAATAACTTGCGGAGTAATAAAGAACTCcgtattttgaaatttatttGTTCGACACAGATCAATAAAGATATAAATTATATACCTGCCGAGTGTAGGACAAATGTTAACAATAATGCCAAAACCACCATGGTAACGAGAACCGAAACACAACAATGGCTAGCCATGTCGAAACTCAAACAAAATgtttgtaacactacggattttccttggtgactactcgaccgagtagaacctactcggccgagtagtgctgaggttgtgtattgttttggttctgccgaggaacactcggccgagtaaagtgaacactcgaccgagtatgggacactcggccgagtatacacttactcgaccgagtacccggtctggcGAAGTAATGTTTCTGCGGTTTTGgttaaaatgattagaggttatacataatcgttcgtcagtttctaaaaatcatttctccccaaaaacataaactacgttcattctcctctaatcatcttcatcaattccaagtcaaaggttgtcgattgtgggttctagcatctcattccgtgtcaatcgccgtagtaagtgtcttgtacttgttcatctattgtcattcttataagttaacaaaccctaatttggttaatttggggatttagggttttggtcatcatatgtcgttgattgttgattatatttgttgtaggtgatggtgtgttactagttgtgcatttgtatgattgattgcagcgtagcggattgcgaaaaggtagggttttcctactcagtttactgtcaattgatttgagattgtgcttgttgtaattgttgttatctgctgatcatcggagtatggagattgttgtgacgatgttggtatgagcggattgagatggctgtgatgtcatgtgattgtgattgtggtggagtcacttgcgggagtggcttcacacctagttcgccctccgtggaacccgccacgggaggggatgtgcacattaagggacagggattgttagtcgctcgttgatgagttggactaggtggggatgggtgcggtcacccatggcggcgtggattacctgttgcgatgggtctggcggggctacacacttcggtgtgtagtcggttcttgtgtgaaatcgatgatcactggttgtattgttgttgtcttatattgattgagtagtacgaccccccgtgttgttgttttgtaaaactgcggtgatccattcggggatggtgagcagattgtgacaggtaatgcagatgtttagctatgggacagtcatggggagtcaccacgtcaagtctagcttccgttgttatgagtttagatgtcttggatttcatttgtattgagaccttgtaTGTTCATTGTGAGTTAGTCTGAGctaatgtaatctttaacttatatactttgataaatgttgtttggaaattgtaactttgatatactaacctcgggaaaccgagatggtaacagcctttcatgctagggtagtccttggtaaggtaccctggtatgagggggtgttacaaagtggtatcagagccgacgattccggcacctaaaacaaatgaacccaatgaacttagggagtctaaataaaatgaaccggggagagttgtttgagtcgccgcaaagacttgggagacgtcccgaagtcgcattaaggcccttacgatctcaagccggtcacatggggggaaattgctgtatgttgagtcatgtgtgtttgaTACCTATAGTTGGAATCTTGtccatggttggatgaaatgatgaaagaagtggaatgtgatggtTGTCGAAAAATATATCGATGATTTGTTGATGctaaactttgagcatggaatgtgttggcatgttaagtgttgaaacatggtaaaagatgaaaagtgaattgtgaaattgtatctggttgatattgagcatgaagaatgtgatcatgttacctgtttaatacatgtgcatatgaatacgatgattttaatgcttgattgttggtagaagcatgtgattaaggtcatgcgtctgtaTATGTAAATGTGGCGTTTAACTTTAATGTGAATATGATAaatgttcaactatgtactgTTTTTTTTAGAAGCATTGggtcgttattgtttgttttatgcatgttaaagttgttttgaaaagaaattttgatttgtatacaaaccgattttggaagggttgtcttaaaactgtcataagtagagttctagaaaagatattgctgtgattccaagttgaggtgatagcttgtcctcttacgattctaacgataggtcacacacccagattgaccaagtaacgagtgagatatgactgttttacgaaaactggaggTGTCTTGAGCtgcgcctatactcgaccgagtagtccctactcggccgagtgtcttttatactcgaccgagtgttccatattcggccgagtaatctttctatgataatactgtttagcgtctggagtcgtgaactcggccgagtagtcttatactcgaccgagtaaggtatactcggccgagtattcccaatactcgaccgagtaatccttctgcggcaattgagttgcttctggagtcgaaaactcgaccgagtaatatagttactcgaccgagtacctcactgGGCggccattttgagtcggtggctatgttcttacctttgttttgagccggtggctatgtttttacattgttttgagtcgtaaggtatgtatacatgtatgttttgggtcttaaagtatTCTTTTATATGCGACGGtcatgatacgtaagttaccaaatgttaTGATAGGGAGAAAGCCGGGTTATGAGAGAtaagtgttggataaggaagacatgtgttaatgtggttgtgagaaatagtggaaaaagaaaagggaaggatGATGAGCTAGTCGAGGTAaatagcatgttttgtgagatatggcgagtgatatagttgtgtgttgtgtaatataaaagtaagtatataCGGGCAAAAGTGATGTAAgtttaaagaaacgtgagaatgaaagattgatattAAGGATACGATTAGTggcatattgggatgtgtaaggacttatggagggagacggttagtaTTGTGTTGCGTAAGGATATATGAAATGAAAGGATGTTGGAGAGGGATAGAGAAGAGGGGTATGTAatgaacttaaaggaagttatatcgcgatgtggatttgtagatagtggctaagtttgggaagttggaatatcaaggggtgagcctggtgtgtaattctttggacaaacggtatgaagtgaattttggtttctagagatgagaaagggagatacgactaattgaagagtaactgttagtgcgtggacttgatggtgacaagggtgagtgtgaagcaagataagagaggataaatgataagaagaatgataagatattgatatgaattaagggaattagagttgtggagctatggagtTAGGTaggaagagaaaggagatgaattattaattagtattattgagtaaaaagggggaaataaggatggaagtaagttgagagaatgttgaccggagttaaggagcatgaaggtaagaaattatggaaatgtacgatagtctcactagagggtgtgagttaatgattatataagagagtaggacgacatgttatttgtgagtttcgaggtattaagggaataaggagcttgtagagtgtttgcacgatctgagattttggtggagagttaggtaacgatatgataaaggatagaattgggaatagtgttgaggtaaatcttgttgatggattggatgatcgttatttgggatgataaccaaagagagaaaacggattgtgatattaagaagtgatagtaagagagtagtcacatgaaggatgttggtgccatagtattgtcactagcggttgaggatgatgttactttagggaagctagttgatctaatgaggttgattttgtagagaccagatagatatgtatggttgtgagagagtataagatgtggttatatgaggcggttgtagtagttgagtattaatggtatggttacatttggcagggggtgatggttatgcggaTGGGAGAATATGATATGAGGggtgtacgagttaagctcgggtgagaggtaactattaacaggtggtaacttacgtaatcaggattggctatttggatgtgattatgggtcttagGAGTATGtaaatgttggtgtgaggttgtgacctcacgagatgcggtatggtgtgatagtcataaagttgttatatgaatgtttgtaatatatgttggatacggtaacttaatggaatgatgatcaaaaaaaaaatgatagttTGGGTGGTTATACTTGCATGGGTATTCATGATATAGGTTTATTCCATgaaaagtatggatggtatgcatgagattcttgtctatttattccgtattatgtatggtgttgtgatctggtaaagcagttttgagtaagtttgttgtccaagatgttatattgagtcagtgtttatgggattgtgtatgttgtgatgtctatcggtgtggttgtggtgcctcgggtggtgatccgggcacggtacttactgttgtgatgcgggtattttcgcactgtggtgcggctgttggtggcggtgttgcgatgccgtcaccggttgtggtggagtatacggggtggttacgatttgagtttcgaaagtacagaccagttatgcacagattgttgttttgtgtcactattgtttcttgtgagtttcggttagacatgtagactgttgttttgtttgttgatgtttcttaccaggttaagtttgggaatgGGGGTAGAGTacgatatgaaagagagttgtatatgttttcattgttatcatggtatagtgatatttcattgatgggacacggttgtaataggttgttctgataattttgatcttgttctagataaggctttggtagacatggtaatgacaaGCGATTcatggaacatgtgtggtaatgatctgatatatgcaggtgatTCACAATCCTTTGTTGCGAAAGTGAGTGTAGAGTGTggggtaattagtgtcgtgttaagttatgtatgagtcttgcggtaatgaaagaaaggaacttgaggatctagtgtgagtgtacgtaacaactgtggatcgtgagttattcttttggcgataagagttttatagagtttatatagagaggtatgttgtgttgcggtaatgtggacgAGTTAGAGCGTTTGTCatgatcaggattgtgtggtattggttaaatggagtgcagaatgagttgaggtatgagaactgtttaagtaagagagccttggatataggaatagtaagTGTTAGATTGTAGGCAGGTATTTTTTTctcatgtggtggtgatgaagataatgagaagtatagctaaggatctagtattagtgagttacgaggacgtaacatgtgtcctaagaggagtaggatgcggcaaagagcgttttgatggttgtgcatatagtagtataattggaagtagagtgttggtgtagcttaaaggacggatatttgtgttgattttattaaGGTCAtgatcgtgcttgtagtagttcgatgtttagcaatgagagaatatttcaacagtgttgacagttgaatgacAATGATTATGAGTCcaatagttttgacagttggaagatgatgtttatgtgtttgagtaaacttcgaggacgaagttcgctttaaggatgatagaatgtaacattccgttttgatgattgatcttcttttgtggattgagtgctattgagtgttatggaagtgatacAAGGTTGACAACATCatattgtggttattgggtaatgttatggagtcagtattgagagcctatgctatagttgagacgatatcgtgagccatgttgtttgtggagttggtgttaagtgtccatgttttataggttgggtggGAACTTCGCGGTCGTGGTTGTTTTGTTCGATgtttgctttgagtcggggtaatgattttgtggtgacttgtatagttccttggtgttgttatatgtggttggtgtagccttgtggcgtagtgttgtgctttattttatagtagagtgtgaacttcgggacgaagttctttttaaggggggaagattgtaacactacggattttccttggtgactactcgaccgagtagaacctactcggccgagtagtcgaggttgtgtattgttttggttctgccgaggaacactcggccgagtaaagtgaacactcgaccgagtatgggacactcggccgagtatacacttactcgaccgagtacccggtctggcGAAGTAATGTTTCTGCGGTTTTGgttaaaatgattagaggttatacaTAATCgtcgtcagtttctaaaatcatttctccccaaaaacataaactacgttcattctcctctaatcatcttcatcaattccaagtcaaaggttgtcgattgtgggttctagcatctcattccgtgtcaatcgccgtagtaagtgtcttgtacttgttcatctattgtcattcttataagttaacaaaccctaatttggttaatttggggatttagggttttggtcatcatatgtcgttgattgttgattatcgctGTTGTAGGTGATGgtgtgttactagttgtgcatttgtatgattgattgcagcgtagcggattgcgaaaaggtagggttttccctactcagtttactgtcaattgatttgagattgtgcttgttgtaattgttgttatctgctgatcatcggagtatggagattgttgtgacgatgttggtatgagcggattgagatggctgtgatgtcatgtgattgtgattgtggtggagtcacttgcgggagtggcttcacaccctagttcgccctccgtggaacccgccacgggaggggatgtgcacattaagggacagggattgttagtcgctcgttgatgagctggactaggtggggatgggctgcggtcacccactggcggcgtggattacctgttgcgatgggtaatctggcagggctacacacttcggtgtgtagtcggttactgtgtgaaatcgatgatcagctggttgtattgttgttgtcttatattgattgagtaatcgacccgtgttgttgttttgtaaaactgcggtgatccattcggggatggtgagcgattgtgatgtaatgcagatgtttagctatgggacagtcatggggagtcaccacgtcaagtctagcttccgttgttatgagtttagatgtcttggatttcatttgtattgagaccttgtaTGTTCATTGTGAGTTAGTCTGAGctaatgtaatctttaacttatatactttgataaatgttgtttggaaattgtaactttgatatactaacctcgggaaaccgagatggtaacagcctttcatgctagggtagtccttggtaaggtaccctGGTATGAGTTAGTCTGAGctaatgtaatctttaacttatatactttgataaatgttgtttggaaattgtaactttgatatactaacctcgggaaaccgagatggtaacagcctttcatgctagggtagtccttggtaaggtaccctggtatgagggggtgttacaatgttaATGAAATATTTGATTGATAATTAGAAGTCCTTTAAATCGTCCTTTATATAGAAGTTTAATTGCCAAGTAGAAGTGTTGAGCACCACTATAGAAGAGAAGAAGAGACTTCAATTAACGGGTCAATTACTCTTAGACTTGTTGTGCATTAATTTTTCCACATAAAAATGTTGGTTATAATGGTTCGTGAACGTACAATATATGGACCCTTTTGTTGCATTAATTTCAATTTCCAATAAGTAGCATTCCCATTAGTATACTAGTCTGATTTTACGCGAAAATTCTCATTTCAGACGGTATTAACTTAAGTGTTTGACGAGAAAAAGTCAATCATTTAATAAAAAATGTCAATTTTTTTACATTAAACTTAATTATGATAATTTTTTATCAgaaaatttttacatttttatCGTAAGATAACCATATTATACTCGTCTTAACTTAAGATGGATACCACCGTCTGAAATGAGACTTGCTGGTTTTTGAGAGTGGACGACTTTGATTAAGGTTGTTGAGCATTTCATGCATTGAGTTCATTTAAATTGATAATCAATTCTTGTAAGCATAaccatctatttatatagtaaaACGGATTTTAGACGGATAGATTTGATCATGCAAGGTGATTGGTAATTAATTGTTGCAAGCATGATTATCCATTCTTTACGTTTGATCATAGCCTCATAGGTATAAAGCTTAGCCGAATGCCTTTCAATTTACACAAATTAATCACCAATTCTTCATTGAAGACTGACACTTTTTGTCATAAAGTGAAAACGGGCCAAATGTTATAGTTTAGAAAATTGTTCTAATAACTTTTTTTAtctaaaaatggttaaatttttattttaaatgggTCACGTTTTATctcgtcttcagcttgtgacgagaTGATTCTTCTAATTTCTAGTGTACGGAAGTCTACAATGTTGTTATTTTTCCAAGTTGTGTTAGTTAGGTAATCACTAGTGTACTGGCCTAGTGACTACTAGTCTTTTGGTCGATTCTCCGTGTTGAATTTTCATTCAATAACGTTAAGATTGTACCCCCTAATTTGGATTTGCAAGAAATATGTAATTGTCAATGTTAGGCCTTCTTCATCATATATCTTCGATCCAGAGAGTTCATACTCATGAAATCGACATTGAACAATCACAAATTGTTAATAAAAACATTTCGATGCAAACCAGCTTAATGATAAGAAGCTCAATTGTAAGcacttgtatttctttgaatATTATCAGTTAATCTAAGAGCTCATGTGTATATATTTTCGTGATTTAGTAAAAATGATGCTCCGTAACTTTAAGTAGATTAGCCGCCTGGTCAATTATTCAATCTCCGTGAAGTTGATGAAGATGACACAAGTTAAGCAAGAATCCCATAGTTTCGCTATCACATAATACACAACAGATTATGCCAAACTGTTTAGGACTAATAACTTCATCTCGGAATGTATCGTAATTGACACTTAATTGCAATATAATTCCAGCTGAGTATCGTAGTCTACTAACACACTTTCTGTATCGAAAATAAGTTTGGTGCGTGGTTACGTGTGCCTTAAGGAGATATGTTAGATAAAATATAAGTTGAACCAGATATCGAGTCAGTGAGCCATAAATCATACTTTGTAACACCTACAAACTCAATTCTCATCACAAGTCACAACAATGAAAAAACATGAGTTTTTCCCTTATTATATAAACTAGTATGGATCCCGCGCATGCATACGCTGCACGGTATATATAGATCTTTTAGTTTATAATAATGTATTATTTATAGGATAACAAAATACTATTTAAAATCTGTTTGCATACAACAATTTTATACTCCGTAAGTCCGTATGAAGGTaccaaataaaaatttaaattttcatTAAAGAACTCGAGAAAGAAGAATATCCAATATAGATATTAGTAGGACTTCTTATACACGTAACTGGTAACTTAAACAAGTCCGGTTTATTTTTAAGTGAGTAACTTAAACAAGTCCGGTTTAATTTATGTATTAATGCACTAAAACCAACACCATCTGACCACCACTCACAATCACCACCTCCATTAAACCCGAGGAAATATACGAAGAGGAGAGTTATTAAACTTGCAATTGTTACAAATTTACAAATCCCAGTTTCATTTAAAACGAACAAACCTCTACACTCGATCTTACCGGATATGTAATCGTAATCGTCttcaaatgaaaatttgattgtGGTTATGAATTCACCCAAAAGTTAGATTATAGTTATGAATTTACACTTACATTTATGCATAATTAGGATTATGCTAAACAATTACGACTTGGTTTCTTATTAATTTGTTAAAAGCTCAAACAATTTATTTTCCTGAGTTGTTTGCTTGAATATGAATTGTGCATTACGCTTGTTTCTCAGGAGAATTACTGTATGTTGCTGTTCTTGTTAAAGGCGTCCAGATTGCATTGCACTATTGCTGCTGTTTTTGATTTGTTAATTTTAGCTCGGGAAATGTTGTTTATGTGACGTTGTACGCTTGAATATGATTTGTGTAAAATGCTTGTTTCTCGAGAGATTTATTGCTGCTGTTTTTGATTTGTTAATTTTAGCTCGGCAAATGTTGTTTCTGTGACGTTGTACACTTGAATATGATTTGTGTAAAATGCTTGTTACTCGAGAGATTTATTGCTGTTGTTCTTGATTTGTTAATTTTAGCTTGGAAATGTTGTTTCTGTGACGTTGTACACTTGAATATGATTTGTGTAAAATGCCTGTTTCTCGAGAAATTTATTGCTGCTGTTCTTGATTTGTTAATTTTAGCTCGGAAATGTTGTTTCTATGACGTTGTAC
Protein-coding sequences here:
- the LOC141622684 gene encoding glucan endo-1,3-beta-glucosidase-like gives rise to the protein MASHCCVSVLVTMVVLALLLTFVLHSAEAQIGVCYGRNGNNLPSEQQVVNLYKSNGIGLMRLYDPDQSALQALQGSGIQLLLDIPNDQLQNIANDPSQANQWVQNNVAPFTSSIRYIAVGNEVQDSYKPFVLPAMQNIQNAINSANLGGQIKVSTAIYSAFIVNSFPPSMSTFKDISFMGPIVNFLNSNGSPLLANIYPYISYVGDEKNIQLNYALFTAPGTVVNDGGNGLPYQNLFDALVDAVYAALAKAGGENIPIVVSESGWPSDGGDSATASNAGTYYNNLINHVKNGTPLKPGQIETYLFAMFDENQKTGAATEQNFGLFTPDQQPKYGQLNFGS